From Methanobacterium sp., a single genomic window includes:
- a CDS encoding MBL fold metallo-hydrolase encodes MADAFAAITQRRMTGGLRIDGIDGKNIHIDPGPGALVRTYQFGLNPLKLNAVFVSHSHTDHYSDAEVLIEAMTGGMTRKKGVVIGSRSVIEGYKQFGPCISKYHLSRSKVSVLEVNDITKLGNIKITATKTVHGDPKAVGFNLKIKDFSISYTSDTEYFEDLHKHHQGADVLIASVIRPGNEKIRGHMCTDNFIKLVSEVSPKLAIMTHLGMKMIMDNASKEAKTVNDQTGVNTVAAYDGMKVDLDTFMGKQETLDRFRLTI; translated from the coding sequence GTGGCGGACGCTTTCGCTGCCATAACTCAGCGTAGAATGACCGGAGGGTTAAGGATAGATGGAATTGACGGTAAAAACATACACATCGATCCTGGGCCCGGGGCACTGGTTAGAACATATCAATTCGGGCTTAATCCACTCAAACTGAACGCCGTATTTGTTTCTCATTCACATACAGACCACTACAGTGACGCTGAAGTCCTTATTGAAGCTATGACTGGAGGAATGACCAGAAAGAAGGGTGTAGTAATTGGAAGTAGGAGTGTAATTGAAGGATATAAGCAGTTTGGACCGTGCATTTCAAAATATCATTTAAGCAGATCTAAAGTTTCAGTTTTAGAGGTTAATGACATTACTAAACTCGGTAATATTAAGATAACTGCAACAAAAACCGTTCATGGCGATCCTAAAGCAGTGGGTTTCAATTTGAAGATTAAAGATTTTTCAATTTCTTACACATCAGACACTGAATATTTTGAGGATCTTCATAAGCATCACCAGGGAGCAGATGTATTAATTGCAAGCGTTATAAGGCCCGGAAATGAAAAAATACGCGGACATATGTGTACAGATAATTTTATAAAGCTTGTTAGTGAAGTTTCACCTAAACTTGCCATAATGACACATCTTGGAATGAAAATGATAATGGATAATGCCAGTAAAGAAGCTAAAACTGTTAACGATCAAACTGGAGTAAATACTGTTGCAGCTTATGATGGAATGAAAGTTGATCTTGACACGTTTATGGGAAAACAGGAAACACTGGATCGTTTCAGGTTAACCATTTAA
- a CDS encoding FprA family A-type flavoprotein yields MKAESVKIKDGVYWVGVLDWDIRTYHGYTLSGTTYNAYLVFGRDKTALIDNTYPGTSSQLWGRIKDAFIKEGKDLKIDAVIQNHIEKDHSGALIEIAEKFPDASIYCTQKGFEGLKNHYSFEKINFNVVKTGDTLDIGDKTLAFLESPLLHWPDSMFTLLLEDGILFSNDAFGQHICFPQRYDHEIPEYVLMDASKKFYANLLTPLSPLVLKKFKEVTDLGLLEQIKMIAPSHGQIWTDPMKIIGAYSDWATGKCKNKITIVYDTMHGSTQKMAHALAEGVISEEVDVAMYLLHEDERSEIIKDILDSKAVLFGIPTIFNKPFPSMGDLIYYLDGLRFDRTGFKKLAVSFGSMGWAGGAVKKIATDLENCGFEVFDTRELIYVPKKEEMEDLYELGKKIAVKIKEM; encoded by the coding sequence ATGAAAGCAGAATCTGTAAAAATTAAGGATGGAGTATACTGGGTAGGAGTTTTAGACTGGGATATTAGAACTTACCATGGTTATACTCTCTCTGGAACAACTTATAATGCATATCTTGTATTTGGTAGAGACAAAACCGCTTTAATTGACAACACATATCCTGGAACTTCTTCTCAATTATGGGGGAGAATCAAAGATGCTTTTATTAAAGAAGGAAAAGATCTTAAAATAGATGCTGTTATTCAAAACCATATAGAAAAGGATCATAGTGGTGCGCTAATAGAAATAGCAGAAAAATTCCCTGATGCTTCCATTTACTGCACACAAAAAGGATTTGAAGGTTTAAAAAATCATTATTCTTTTGAAAAAATTAATTTTAACGTGGTAAAAACTGGTGATACACTTGATATTGGAGATAAAACATTAGCCTTCCTGGAATCTCCGTTACTGCACTGGCCAGACAGTATGTTTACACTACTTTTAGAAGATGGAATACTATTTTCTAACGATGCATTTGGACAGCATATATGTTTCCCGCAGCGATATGACCATGAAATACCAGAATATGTGCTTATGGATGCTTCTAAGAAGTTCTATGCAAACCTGTTAACCCCTCTATCCCCATTAGTGCTTAAAAAGTTTAAAGAAGTCACTGACCTGGGCCTTCTGGAGCAGATCAAGATGATAGCCCCGTCTCATGGCCAGATCTGGACAGACCCCATGAAAATCATAGGTGCTTACAGTGACTGGGCTACAGGTAAGTGCAAAAACAAAATAACAATAGTATATGATACAATGCACGGATCCACACAAAAGATGGCACATGCACTTGCAGAAGGGGTTATCAGTGAAGAAGTAGATGTTGCAATGTATTTACTTCACGAAGACGAGCGAAGCGAAATAATTAAGGATATACTGGACAGTAAAGCAGTGTTATTTGGAATTCCAACAATATTCAACAAACCATTTCCAAGTATGGGTGATTTAATATATTATTTAGATGGATTAAGATTTGATAGAACTGGATTTAAAAAATTAGCAGTTTCTTTTGGTTCCATGGGATGGGCTGGTGGAGCTGTAAAAAAAATAGCCACTGACCTTGAAAACTGCGGTTTTGAAGTTTTTGACACAAGAGAACTAATATACGTGCCTAAAAAAGAAGAAATGGAAGATTTATATGAACTGGGTAAAAAAATAGCAGTTAAAATTAAAGAAATGTAA
- a CDS encoding DUF5750 family protein has protein sequence MKVKVMDYGLLENSKYFVTYRVFDIDKKTLNKLKDRVKDEVDVKSGELLLTVYFDEGYFPFGSDEYRFRRQDFIAREEIEMMAYLLSILED, from the coding sequence ATGAAAGTTAAGGTTATGGACTATGGACTCCTGGAAAATTCAAAATATTTTGTAACTTACCGTGTCTTTGATATTGATAAAAAAACATTGAATAAATTAAAGGATCGTGTTAAAGATGAAGTGGATGTTAAATCTGGAGAACTGCTTTTAACGGTTTATTTTGATGAAGGTTATTTTCCCTTTGGCAGCGATGAATATAGATTCCGCAGGCAGGATTTTATAGCAAGGGAAGAAATAGAAATGATGGCTTATTTACTGAGTATTTTAGAGGATTAA
- a CDS encoding CDGSH iron-sulfur domain-containing protein — MKTDKGEMKIKILKDGPYLVLGGIPLLEQVITTDESGHTRELKDVREYPHKERYILCRCGASKNKPYCDGNHNKINFDGTETASRKPYIEKAEIFEGKDLKLTDVPELCDHSRFCMRAGGIRELIKKSDDPEARQTAIEEAMICPSGRLVLWGKTGEPFEKEFEPSIVMVHDKQKGCEGPIWVRGGIPVESADGTIYEIRNRQTLCRCGKSENKPYCDGSHWMTAEQKIKFRKKWGIDKK, encoded by the coding sequence ATGAAAACTGATAAGGGTGAAATGAAAATAAAAATCTTAAAAGATGGTCCATATTTAGTTTTAGGAGGAATACCTCTTCTTGAGCAAGTAATTACAACAGATGAATCAGGTCACACCCGTGAACTGAAGGATGTACGGGAATACCCTCATAAAGAAAGATATATTTTATGCCGTTGTGGTGCATCAAAAAATAAGCCATATTGTGATGGTAATCATAATAAAATCAATTTTGATGGCACTGAAACAGCCAGTAGAAAACCTTATATCGAAAAAGCAGAAATTTTTGAAGGAAAAGACTTAAAATTAACCGATGTTCCTGAATTATGTGATCATTCACGTTTTTGCATGCGTGCTGGTGGAATAAGAGAACTGATAAAAAAATCAGATGATCCAGAGGCCAGGCAAACAGCCATTGAAGAAGCAATGATTTGTCCTTCAGGAAGGCTTGTCCTATGGGGAAAAACAGGTGAACCATTTGAAAAAGAGTTTGAGCCTTCCATTGTAATGGTCCACGATAAACAGAAGGGATGTGAAGGTCCAATATGGGTCAGAGGAGGCATACCTGTTGAATCTGCAGATGGAACTATTTATGAAATCAGGAATCGGCAAACTCTTTGTAGATGTGGTAAATCTGAAAATAAACCCTACTGCGATGGAAGTCACTGGATGACTGCAGAGCAGAAAATAAAATTTCGTAAAAAATGGGGAATTGATAAAAAATAA
- a CDS encoding DUF2121 domain-containing protein has product MSLIMSYIGRNGCVMAGDKRRIGFFGDKEKREKLEEYLYSGAIITDEELFKVAEEHEITLKVSDDAKKVRVIDNVIVGEVRQKTPFETRRKRIYATSNGYIITELIGSHIDKYENGDSSIIIFGNKFTKSKANELVKRYWKSRASLENVFEVFKKVMGEISKITPSVSKEYDIYTQDIKLDKKEAQKLLRETLIKDVKDLQKMREGLRKQLDQTTKSIEMASRIVLEGEIGMVKSINGEKLKILLKKGIQAMDMEGNIIAGPGNLIEMNIGHPSSVMVGDIAVIENENLCIKRTKSNLQCNVIICKTDKGE; this is encoded by the coding sequence ATGAGCCTTATAATGTCATATATTGGAAGAAATGGATGTGTAATGGCAGGAGATAAGCGTAGAATTGGTTTTTTTGGAGATAAAGAAAAAAGAGAAAAACTTGAAGAATACCTTTATTCTGGAGCCATTATAACTGATGAAGAGTTGTTTAAAGTAGCAGAAGAGCATGAAATAACACTTAAAGTATCGGATGATGCCAAAAAGGTCCGTGTTATTGACAATGTTATTGTTGGTGAAGTGAGGCAAAAAACTCCCTTTGAGACCCGGAGAAAAAGAATCTATGCTACTTCAAATGGATATATTATTACAGAACTTATAGGATCACATATAGACAAATATGAAAATGGAGATAGCTCTATAATTATTTTTGGGAATAAATTTACCAAATCAAAAGCTAACGAACTTGTAAAAAGGTACTGGAAATCCAGAGCAAGTTTGGAAAATGTCTTTGAAGTTTTTAAGAAAGTAATGGGTGAAATATCAAAAATTACGCCTTCTGTAAGTAAAGAATATGATATTTACACTCAAGACATTAAATTAGATAAAAAGGAAGCTCAAAAACTTCTAAGAGAAACCCTGATAAAGGATGTTAAAGACCTTCAAAAGATGAGGGAAGGGTTAAGAAAACAGCTTGATCAAACTACAAAATCCATTGAAATGGCATCCAGAATAGTTCTTGAAGGTGAAATTGGAATGGTAAAAAGTATTAACGGTGAAAAACTTAAAATTCTATTAAAAAAAGGTATTCAGGCTATGGACATGGAAGGGAATATCATTGCTGGCCCCGGTAATCTTATTGAAATGAATATTGGCCATCCCTCAAGCGTTATGGTGGGGGACATAGCAGTAATTGAAAATGAGAATTTATGCATTAAAAGAACGAAATCAAACCTTCAATGTAATGTAATAATATGTAAAACTGATAAAGGTGAATAA
- a CDS encoding iron-containing alcohol dehydrogenase: MSKISNKVDDLIDINNVFELRCKTTDYFGVGAIHKFEGIVSSLKDKGSNNLLFVTGKGSYKVCGAWDVIKEALEEQDITYEIYNKASANPTVDMVDEAKELGLAMNADAVIGIGGGSPLDIAKSTAILLEHRMKTARDLYKFKFNAKKAKPIVLINTTHGTGTEVNRFAVATIPEDNFKPALVYECIYPLYSIDDPVLLTKLPENQTKYTAVDAINHVVEAATSIAASPYTINLAKRTIELVSRYLSDALKNPDDLTARYWLLYASAIAGISFDNGLLHYTHALEHPLSALKPDIAHGLGLAVLLPAVIKYSHAAASERFAYIFEPIVKDVSKANSDGAYLAGEVEQWLYSVGVNEKLSDIGFSEADVNDLTDLVKSTPSLDILLSLTPVESTDEGIKQIYLDSMHSLS; the protein is encoded by the coding sequence ATGAGTAAAATTTCAAACAAAGTGGATGATCTTATCGACATCAACAATGTATTTGAGTTAAGATGTAAAACAACCGATTATTTTGGAGTGGGGGCAATCCATAAATTTGAAGGCATTGTTTCCAGTTTAAAAGATAAAGGAAGTAATAATTTATTATTTGTCACAGGAAAAGGCTCATATAAAGTATGTGGTGCATGGGATGTTATTAAAGAGGCATTGGAAGAGCAGGATATCACCTATGAAATTTATAATAAAGCAAGTGCAAACCCCACCGTAGATATGGTAGATGAAGCAAAAGAACTTGGACTTGCAATGAATGCAGATGCAGTTATTGGTATTGGAGGTGGAAGTCCATTAGATATCGCAAAAAGCACTGCAATACTACTTGAACACAGGATGAAAACAGCAAGAGATTTATATAAATTTAAATTCAATGCAAAAAAAGCAAAGCCAATAGTTTTGATAAATACAACGCATGGAACAGGCACTGAAGTAAATAGATTTGCAGTAGCAACTATACCAGAAGACAATTTTAAGCCTGCACTGGTGTATGAGTGTATATATCCATTATATTCAATTGATGATCCTGTGCTGCTTACAAAACTTCCTGAAAATCAAACAAAATACACCGCAGTAGATGCAATAAATCATGTTGTTGAAGCTGCAACCAGCATTGCTGCAAGCCCATATACAATCAACCTCGCAAAAAGAACCATTGAACTGGTATCACGATACCTTTCAGATGCACTTAAAAATCCTGATGATTTAACTGCAAGATACTGGTTACTGTATGCATCAGCAATTGCAGGAATCAGTTTTGATAACGGACTTTTACATTACACCCATGCACTTGAACACCCATTGAGTGCATTGAAACCAGATATTGCACATGGTTTAGGATTAGCAGTGCTTTTGCCAGCTGTGATTAAATACAGTCATGCTGCTGCATCTGAAAGATTTGCATATATATTTGAGCCAATTGTAAAAGATGTGTCAAAGGCAAATTCTGATGGGGCATATCTTGCAGGAGAAGTGGAACAATGGTTATATAGCGTAGGCGTAAATGAAAAATTGTCAGATATTGGATTCAGTGAAGCCGATGTGAACGATTTAACAGACCTTGTAAAATCAACTCCAAGTTTAGATATTTTACTTTCTTTAACACCTGTAGAAAGCACTGACGAGGGTATAAAACAGATATATCTCGATTCTATGCATTCACTATCTTAA
- a CDS encoding histidine kinase dimerization/phosphoacceptor domain -containing protein gives MNIYALLSLSAFIICFFLGNFIYHKNPWSRLNILIAFLSIFTGFLAFIEFEYRLVETAQTAFFWLKISTLWPLVPSLLLHISLVFTKSVYLKNKLIYILIYLPAIIISAFGLSTNLLIGGALKEYWGWTYALPADMTLFNIMALWSVSTVALAGLMCFSFYLNSQGLKRKQAKYMFAGLYMPLLISFSTDFIMPGVSLRVPEMTMTMMSLGIVLISYGIWKYRFPALTTTVVADKIISTMSNFLFLLDSEEKIINVNKASRDLLGYDDSELIGKPVEIIFPGTKEKKAMFNGLMGKKFLESKETCLKAKDGTIVPVFFSISLIQSEDNETVGIVCIGSDITDMVSAKNEIKNSLQEKELLLREVHHRVKNNLQIISSLLNLQSGYIKNKDDLEIFKDSLSRVKSMAFIHEQLYQSSNFVNINFSEYIGNLVTYLLHYYTEDPGSIKLNINVEDVFIDLDTSIPLGLIINELVTNSLKHAFQGKPGEISIDLHSIDDNQYTLTVADNGTGLPEGFDFNTETLGLQLVNGLVKQLDGTIELDSINGTRFKIIINRLEYAERL, from the coding sequence ATGAACATTTATGCATTATTATCACTATCAGCATTTATAATATGCTTTTTTCTTGGTAACTTCATTTACCATAAAAACCCGTGGAGTCGGCTAAATATTTTAATCGCATTTTTAAGTATATTTACAGGATTCCTTGCTTTTATTGAATTTGAATACAGACTTGTTGAAACTGCTCAAACAGCATTTTTCTGGCTTAAAATTAGCACTTTATGGCCTTTGGTACCGTCGTTATTACTGCATATTTCTCTGGTATTTACAAAGTCAGTGTATTTAAAAAACAAATTAATCTACATTCTAATATATTTACCAGCAATTATTATTTCTGCATTTGGATTAAGTACCAATCTACTTATAGGTGGTGCTTTAAAAGAATATTGGGGATGGACTTACGCTCTTCCTGCAGACATGACCTTATTTAACATTATGGCACTGTGGTCGGTTTCTACTGTAGCTCTGGCAGGACTAATGTGTTTTTCATTTTATTTAAATTCCCAGGGTTTAAAAAGAAAGCAGGCAAAATACATGTTTGCAGGGCTTTACATGCCTCTTTTAATAAGTTTTTCAACTGATTTTATTATGCCTGGTGTATCATTAAGAGTTCCAGAAATGACCATGACCATGATGTCCCTGGGGATCGTCCTTATAAGCTACGGAATCTGGAAATACAGATTTCCAGCACTTACCACCACAGTTGTTGCTGATAAAATAATTTCTACAATGTCAAATTTCTTGTTTTTGCTTGATAGCGAAGAGAAGATAATAAATGTTAATAAAGCTTCCAGGGACCTTTTAGGCTATGATGATTCAGAATTAATTGGTAAACCTGTAGAAATTATCTTTCCAGGCACAAAGGAAAAAAAAGCAATGTTTAATGGATTAATGGGAAAAAAATTTTTAGAAAGTAAAGAAACATGTTTAAAGGCAAAAGACGGCACTATAGTCCCTGTATTTTTTTCAATTTCATTAATTCAAAGTGAAGATAATGAAACAGTTGGAATTGTTTGCATTGGAAGCGATATCACTGATATGGTCAGTGCAAAAAATGAAATAAAGAATTCACTGCAGGAAAAGGAATTGCTTCTAAGAGAAGTCCATCACAGGGTTAAAAATAACCTTCAAATAATTAGCAGTCTTTTAAACCTTCAATCAGGGTACATTAAAAACAAAGATGACCTTGAAATATTTAAAGATAGTCTAAGTAGAGTTAAATCAATGGCATTTATCCATGAACAGCTTTATCAATCTTCAAACTTTGTTAATATTAATTTTTCTGAATACATAGGAAATTTAGTGACCTATCTACTTCATTATTACACAGAAGACCCTGGAAGCATTAAATTAAATATTAATGTAGAAGATGTTTTCATAGATCTGGATACATCAATTCCATTAGGCTTAATAATTAATGAGCTCGTTACTAACTCATTAAAACATGCTTTTCAGGGTAAACCTGGAGAAATAAGCATAGATTTACATTCCATTGATGACAATCAATACACGTTAACTGTTGCAGATAATGGTACTGGACTTCCGGAAGGTTTTGATTTCAATACTGAAACTTTAGGATTACAACTTGTAAATGGTCTTGTAAAGCAGCTTGATGGGACCATTGAACTTGATAGTATTAATGGGACCAGATTTAAAATTATTATAAACAGGCTCGAGTATGCAGAAAGACTTTAA
- a CDS encoding ion channel gives MQRNFKLVFNALLFVFIFIDILILIFLTLNFALNLKSVISGLVQFDIIVSLLIIFQSVVWIGKQENKRLYLAKNWTDIFAMIPIAYFVLIIAPNTQVLVVVLLLVRIYALFRYMLKIEDIIRITEKTKLDYATFLLIGTLVFGSLIFFWVESPVNPQVTNLDDSVYFMIVTMSTVGYGNIVPYTGSGRLISVIAIIVGVGYAGWVTAAIATSLIEQIRKERKMDTEKEIESFKEILDKLDKIEKELEEIKFRKKE, from the coding sequence ATGCAGAGAAATTTCAAATTAGTATTCAATGCTTTATTATTTGTGTTTATCTTCATTGACATCTTGATTTTAATTTTCCTAACTTTGAACTTTGCTTTGAATCTAAAATCTGTTATATCCGGTCTGGTACAGTTTGATATAATCGTTTCTTTATTGATAATTTTTCAGTCTGTAGTATGGATAGGAAAACAGGAAAATAAAAGGCTATATTTGGCAAAAAACTGGACTGATATTTTCGCTATGATCCCTATTGCATATTTTGTGCTTATAATAGCTCCAAACACACAGGTTTTAGTTGTGGTATTGCTTTTAGTTAGAATTTATGCTCTCTTCAGGTATATGCTAAAAATTGAAGATATAATACGGATTACTGAAAAAACTAAATTGGACTATGCTACATTTCTTCTTATAGGTACATTAGTATTTGGGTCCCTGATTTTTTTCTGGGTAGAATCTCCAGTAAACCCTCAGGTCACTAATCTTGATGATTCTGTCTATTTCATGATTGTAACCATGTCTACAGTAGGTTACGGAAACATAGTCCCGTATACTGGGAGTGGTAGATTAATTTCTGTAATAGCAATTATTGTAGGTGTTGGATATGCAGGATGGGTTACTGCAGCTATAGCAACATCTCTTATCGAACAAATAAGGAAGGAGAGAAAAATGGACACTGAAAAAGAAATTGAATCATTTAAAGAGATTTTAGATAAATTAGATAAAATAGAAAAAGAATTAGAAGAAATAAAATTTCGAAAAAAAGAGTGA
- a CDS encoding UbiA family prenyltransferase, producing the protein MNINQNKWNKNIDISSLKDEITYGGYLAALCSPCLIISTSIILNIKIDLPMLLIAYLLPLIVYSYDYYKDIDKDIKNNSKRAVFLKKKADKYPFIFGFYILSLVSLMILYSNYSLVAFIAAIITGGILYNKLLKNLTKKIPAFKNIFTAMNWALVGAFFPLFYYSMDINMSFIMVFLLIFMRCMINVIFFDLKDIDNDRAEGLKTLPVIFGKKSTIKILHIINIIAFAPLIMGLYFSIMDFSAIFLLIFLFYGYFYISKAKTANSNQIEKVSHTLADSEFILWPLILLGAKFLVQF; encoded by the coding sequence ATGAATATCAACCAGAATAAATGGAACAAAAATATAGATATAAGTTCATTAAAAGATGAAATTACCTATGGCGGATATCTGGCAGCTTTATGCAGCCCATGTTTAATAATATCCACATCTATAATTTTAAATATCAAAATAGATTTACCCATGCTTTTAATAGCATATTTACTGCCCCTGATAGTTTACAGCTACGATTATTATAAAGATATCGACAAGGATATTAAAAATAATTCAAAAAGAGCTGTTTTTTTAAAAAAAAAAGCAGATAAATATCCATTTATCTTTGGCTTTTATATCCTGTCACTGGTTTCTCTTATGATCCTATATTCCAATTACAGCCTGGTTGCATTTATAGCAGCCATAATAACTGGAGGAATATTATATAACAAGCTGCTTAAAAACCTCACAAAAAAGATCCCTGCATTTAAAAATATATTTACAGCAATGAACTGGGCATTAGTAGGGGCGTTTTTCCCGCTTTTTTATTATTCCATGGATATCAATATGTCATTTATAATGGTCTTTCTGTTGATATTCATGAGATGCATGATAAATGTTATCTTTTTTGATTTGAAGGATATAGATAATGACAGAGCTGAGGGACTGAAAACACTCCCTGTAATTTTTGGAAAAAAATCCACAATTAAAATACTGCACATCATCAATATAATTGCTTTTGCCCCATTGATTATGGGATTATACTTTAGTATAATGGATTTCAGCGCTATTTTTTTACTAATATTCCTTTTTTACGGGTATTTCTATATTAGTAAAGCTAAAACAGCAAACAGCAATCAAATAGAAAAGGTATCTCATACGTTAGCAGATTCAGAATTTATATTATGGCCATTAATACTTTTAGGGGCTAAATTTTTGGTTCAGTTTTGA
- the gatA gene encoding Asp-tRNA(Asn)/Glu-tRNA(Gln) amidotransferase subunit GatA, with the protein MNILNKSELIKNHEITALDNLEESLKNIKSKNDKINAFLEIKEEEAVSSAEKVDAKIKNGKKVGKLAGLTIGIKSNINIEDFIISAASKTLENYMGSYNATVIERIRKEDGIILGTTNMDEFAAGSSTETSYFGVTDNPAAPGRIPGGSSGGSAAAVAAKMCDLSLGSDTGGSIRNPASHCGVMGFKSTYGVVSRQGLLDLAMSLEQIGPFARDAGGIALMLDSIAGYDPTECTTLKNVPDFKGKLENSQEVMKGMKVGTVKEFFDVSDERIVNIIKKCLDKMQEMGAEVVELSFDYIDLCLPTYYLINYVEFFSATRKYDGRKYGYRIEEVCGEEVLRRIHTGSYISQKEYSGKYYKKALQARSLIRREITNLLSGVDAIVGPTVPKLPHKLGESLDPMEMYAYDVLTVIANLAGIPAGSMKAGEVKGIPVGLQIQGKPLDDAKIIQMMAALE; encoded by the coding sequence ATGAATATTTTAAATAAATCAGAATTGATTAAAAATCACGAAATAACTGCATTAGATAACTTAGAAGAATCATTAAAGAACATAAAGAGTAAAAATGATAAGATAAATGCATTTCTTGAAATAAAAGAGGAAGAAGCTGTTTCTTCGGCAGAAAAAGTTGATGCAAAAATTAAAAATGGTAAAAAAGTGGGGAAGCTTGCAGGATTAACCATTGGAATTAAAAGCAACATCAACATCGAAGACTTTATAATCTCAGCAGCTTCAAAAACACTTGAAAACTACATGGGAAGCTATAATGCCACAGTTATTGAAAGGATAAGAAAAGAAGATGGAATAATTCTTGGAACAACCAATATGGACGAATTTGCAGCAGGAAGCTCAACTGAAACATCTTATTTTGGAGTAACTGATAATCCAGCAGCGCCTGGAAGAATTCCTGGGGGCTCAAGTGGAGGAAGTGCAGCTGCAGTAGCAGCGAAAATGTGTGACCTTTCCCTTGGTTCAGATACTGGCGGCTCTATAAGGAACCCTGCATCTCACTGCGGTGTCATGGGCTTTAAATCAACTTATGGTGTAGTTTCAAGACAGGGATTGCTGGATCTGGCTATGAGCCTTGAACAAATTGGGCCTTTTGCTCGTGACGCTGGCGGAATTGCTTTGATGCTTGATTCCATTGCGGGATACGACCCAACTGAGTGCACAACCTTGAAGAATGTTCCTGATTTTAAGGGAAAACTTGAAAATTCACAGGAAGTTATGAAAGGAATGAAAGTGGGTACTGTAAAAGAATTCTTTGATGTGTCTGATGAGAGAATAGTGAATATAATTAAAAAATGTCTTGATAAAATGCAGGAGATGGGTGCAGAAGTGGTTGAATTAAGCTTTGACTATATTGATTTATGCCTGCCTACCTATTACCTCATAAACTATGTTGAATTCTTCTCAGCAACCAGAAAGTATGACGGCAGAAAGTATGGTTACAGAATTGAAGAAGTATGTGGAGAGGAAGTTTTAAGAAGAATACACACTGGATCTTACATTAGTCAGAAGGAATACAGTGGTAAATACTATAAAAAAGCTTTACAGGCAAGATCACTTATTAGAAGAGAAATTACGAACCTTTTAAGTGGTGTAGATGCTATAGTTGGTCCAACAGTTCCAAAACTTCCACATAAGCTTGGTGAGTCATTAGATCCAATGGAGATGTATGCATATGATGTTTTAACAGTTATAGCAAACCTTGCAGGGATCCCGGCAGGAAGCATGAAGGCTGGTGAGGTAAAGGGCATTCCTGTTGGCCTTCAAATCCAGGGAAAACCACTTGATGATGCTAAAATCATCCAGATGATGGCTGCACTTGAATGA
- a CDS encoding heparan-alpha-glucosaminide N-acetyltransferase — translation MNTNLNKRFWEIDSLRGVAIVMMVTFHFIFDLYYFRIYSLDVHSGFLWWFARLTAFTFIFLVGVSLSLSNSRNILKANYGGQKNLFYTHLKRGLKIFGYGLIITAVTWIFTREGFIIFGILQLIGISIILEYPFLKYRYANLISGIIFIAVGIYLMGFKFDFYELLWLGFTPYNFYTLDYFPLLPWLGVVSLGIFLGNTLYGSYTRHFKLLDLSKYLPLKVLGFLGQHSLFIYFIHQPVLIIILLIVAPANVLTLIF, via the coding sequence ATGAATACCAATTTAAATAAAAGATTTTGGGAGATAGATTCTCTAAGGGGCGTTGCAATAGTGATGATGGTCACATTTCACTTTATTTTTGACCTTTATTACTTTAGAATTTACAGTCTGGACGTTCATTCTGGATTTTTATGGTGGTTTGCACGTTTAACTGCATTCACTTTTATTTTCCTTGTAGGGGTTTCATTGAGCCTTAGTAATTCCAGAAATATATTAAAGGCAAATTATGGGGGTCAGAAAAATCTTTTTTACACGCATTTAAAAAGAGGACTTAAAATATTTGGATATGGGCTTATAATAACTGCAGTAACATGGATATTCACCAGGGAAGGATTCATAATATTTGGAATTCTTCAACTTATAGGAATATCCATTATTTTAGAATATCCCTTTTTAAAATACAGGTACGCTAATTTGATTTCAGGTATAATCTTTATTGCTGTGGGTATTTACTTGATGGGATTCAAATTCGATTTTTATGAACTTTTATGGCTGGGATTTACTCCTTATAACTTTTACACGCTTGATTATTTCCCCCTGCTTCCATGGTTAGGTGTTGTATCTTTGGGGATATTTCTGGGAAACACACTTTATGGAAGTTATACTCGCCATTTTAAACTTCTGGATTTATCAAAATATCTTCCCCTAAAAGTTTTAGGATTTTTAGGGCAACATTCACTGTTTATTTACTTTATTCATCAGCCAGTGTTGATTATTATACTTTTAATAGTAGCACCTGCAAATGTTTTAACATTGATTTTTTAG